One Vanessa cardui chromosome 17, ilVanCard2.1, whole genome shotgun sequence DNA window includes the following coding sequences:
- the LOC124537056 gene encoding lysozyme 2-like — protein MCAKVLPSIFVSLFLMNVVTGIYISNLNDACLRCLCHVSGCDLSHGCSGGYCGPFYISRVYWVDAGKPTLPDDSPERNEAYEDCARDYYCSQKIVQGYMAKFGKDCNGDGVTNCFDYMMINHHGPSCSAPLHTTQLGRRRLQLFNQCRFNQGQ, from the exons ATGTGCGCGAAAGTGTTACCATCAATATTTGTGAGTTTATTTCTTATGAATGTTGTCACAG gtatatacatatcCAACTTGAACGATGCCTGCTTAAGATGCCTCTGTCACGTTTCCGGGTGTGATCTGTCCCATGGATGTTCAGGCGGGTATTGTGGACCATTCTACATATCCAGAGTGTACTGGGTCGACGCTGGAAAACCTACTCTACCAGATGATAGTCCTGAGAGGAATGAAG CTTACGAAGACTGTGCAAGAGACTACTATTGTTCCCAGAAAATCGTACAAGGATACATGGCGAAGTTTGGAAAG GACTGCAATGGAGATGGTGTAACGAACTGCTTCGACTACATGATGATAAACCACCATGGGCCGTCATGTTCAGCGCCGCTGCACACCACGCAGTTGGGGCGTCGTCGGCTGCAGCTCTTCAACCAGTGCCGTTTTAATCAAGGACAATAG